Proteins found in one Nitratiruptor sp. SB155-2 genomic segment:
- a CDS encoding type II toxin-antitoxin system VapC family toxin, protein MKILIDTHIFLWLLYEPEKLSISILETLASEDNDLLLSSISIAEISIKKSLHKLNVEFDLDYVLEKLDIKTLDFDAESAMKLYEIPYFHKDPFDRMLISQALVHNLVVATVDEKFKFYEQLGLILLKSNS, encoded by the coding sequence ATGAAAATTTTAATCGATACTCATATCTTTTTGTGGCTTTTGTATGAACCTGAAAAACTTTCAATCTCTATTCTGGAAACTTTAGCAAGCGAAGATAATGATCTTTTGTTAAGTTCTATCAGTATAGCTGAAATTTCTATCAAAAAATCTCTTCATAAATTAAATGTTGAATTTGATTTGGATTATGTTTTGGAAAAATTGGATATAAAAACTTTAGATTTTGATGCAGAAAGTGCAATGAAGTTGTATGAGATTCCATATTTTCATAAAGATCCTTTTGACAGGATGCTTATATCACAAGCTTTAGTCCATAATTTGGTTGTTGCAACCGTTGATGAGAAATTTAAATTTTATGAACAACTGGGCTTAATACTAC
- a CDS encoding type II toxin-antitoxin system Phd/YefM family antitoxin has product MIIVEVDDLKKDILNILKRVEKGEEIIIEFGKTKFAKIVPIKKQREFGILKGQAKIPEDFDKEDSEINNMFYGK; this is encoded by the coding sequence ATGATAATAGTGGAAGTTGATGATTTGAAAAAAGATATATTGAATATTTTGAAAAGAGTTGAAAAAGGAGAAGAGATAATTATCGAATTTGGTAAAACAAAATTTGCAAAGATTGTTCCTATTAAAAAGCAACGAGAATTTGGCATTTTAAAAGGTCAGGCTAAAATTCCAGAGGATTTTGATAAAGAAGATAGCGAAATAAATAATATGTTTTACGGTAAATAA